In Persephonella sp., one DNA window encodes the following:
- a CDS encoding methyltransferase domain-containing protein produces MEFLINPKLEEYLKNLSVEDDPIVLEMEEYAKEKDFPIIGREGGRLLYLLTRLKNPKLVVEIGSGFGYSAYWFTKGLKNGKVVLIDYQEKNINLAKEFFSKAGLLDKAEFRVGDAIEIGQEY; encoded by the coding sequence ATGGAATTTTTGATAAATCCAAAGCTTGAGGAGTATTTGAAAAATCTTTCTGTAGAAGATGACCCGATAGTTCTGGAAATGGAAGAGTATGCTAAAGAAAAGGACTTTCCTATTATTGGCAGGGAAGGTGGACGACTTTTATATTTGCTAACGAGACTTAAAAATCCTAAACTTGTTGTGGAAATAGGTTCAGGCTTTGGTTATTCTGCTTACTGGTTTACAAAAGGGTTAAAAAACGGAAAGGTTGTTTTAATAGATTATCAGGAAAAAAATATAAATCTTGCCAAGGAATTTTTCAGCAAAGCTGGTTTATTAGACAAAGCTGAATTTAGAGTCGGAGATGCTATTGAAATAGGGCAGGAATACC